In Trifolium pratense cultivar HEN17-A07 linkage group LG7, ARS_RC_1.1, whole genome shotgun sequence, a genomic segment contains:
- the LOC123900124 gene encoding protein PHOTOPERIOD-INDEPENDENT EARLY FLOWERING 1 isoform X4 translates to MASKGPRSKVDPEYKAKRQKAVEAPREPRRPKTHWDHVLEEMVWLSKDFESERKWKLAQAKKVSLKASKGMLDQATRGEKKMKEEEQRLRKVALNISKDVKKFWTKIEKLVLYKHQMELDEKKKKALDKQLEFLLGQTERYSTMLAENLVDAHTPAEKISAEHHMSIQCKDIDGDIINEPKEANVEYQSDAPDHDEEYDVQSDDVSDDDEQTLEEDEALITKEERQEELAALQNEMDLPIEELLKRYAGDKGESAKHESSPECSEDGGNVVRTGDAVDQEELLSENGDHISIRKIGTNDSSMVPGRRCDDSNGDAATPTNNQSQNGDHQSENLKEVPTETAKENVPFDFSDEEEDGDFLSGTEDKDDETTLSEEEKLDRVDAIDPKDEIALLQKESDMPVEELLARYKKDLSDDEDQEDESDYASASSEDHQNSSVHDDAEQKDPAVSVDEDMKSGEQLATIQTQAEEQGEAPCENSEERESEDIIADAAAAARSAQPTGNTFSTTKVRTKSPFLLKYTLREYQHIGLDWLVTMYEKKLNGILADEMGLGKTIMTIALLAHLACEKGIWGPHLIVVPTSVMLNWETEFLKWCPAFKILTYFGSAKERKHKRQGWLKPNSFHVCITTYRLVIQDSKVFKRKKWKYLILDEAHLIKNWKSQRWQTLLNFNSKRRILLTGTPLQNDLMELWSLMHFLMPHVFQSHQEFKDWFSNPISGMVEGEEKVNKEVVDRLHNVLRPFLLRRLKRDVEKQLPMKVEHVIYCRLSKRQRNLYEDFIASSETQATLANANFFGMIGVIMQLRKVCNHPDLFEGRPIVSSFDMCRIDIQLSSSICSMLLPSSFSTVDLEGLGLLFTHLDYGMTSWESDEVQAIETPATLIMERTDMADLEVIKPGLKCQKKPHGTNIFEEIQRAIWEERIREAKERAEAIAWWNSLRCKKRPIYSTTLRDFVTIRHPVYDIHQKKANPVSYLFPSKLADIVLSPVERFQRMIDVVESFMFAIPAARASPPVCWCSKSETTVFLKPSYKQRCSDILSPLLSPIRPAIVRRQVYFPDRRLIQFDCGKLQELAILLRKLKSEGHRALIFTQMTKMLDILEAFINLYGYTYMRLDGSTQPEERQTLMQRFNTNPKFFLFILSTRSGGVGINLVGADTVIFYDSDWNPAMDQQAQDRCHRIGQTREVHIYRLISESTIEENILKKAKQKRALDDLVIQSGGYNTEFFKKLDPMELFSGHQTLSIKDTQKEKNQNSGEVSVTNADVEAALKHVEDEADYMALKKVELEEAVDNQEFTEEASGRLEEDEYVNEDDDPQELGDSVSTLSKENTLMLNGADLMEDKPPSIVAKEDDVDMLEDVKQMAEAAAAAGQALSAFENELRPIDRYAIRFLEMWDPIIDKAALESEVRIEDTEWELDRIERYKEEMEAEIDEDEEPLVYESWDADFATTAYRQQVEALAQHQLMEELEYEAKLKEEAEEEKKTPAPSVSKPKPKKKPKKAKFKSLKKGSLTTGLRTVKDELRAVPMAIDDDVATSLDFVSPSSSTHKKRKKSKLTTDGEEEKRFKKSKKYKRDPHDIYDSDLDSNSLDMQQDDHAESDPCKSLVVLEPKTVGRSKMGGKISITPMPVKRVFMIKSEKLKKGNIWYKDCIPSADFWLPQEDAVLCAVVHEYGPNWSFVSEILHNMTAGGAYRGIYRHPVHCCERFRELFQKYVLFSMDNANHEKINNTCSGKALKVTEDNIRMLLDVASEQANRELLLQKHFFALLSTVWKAAHVDRRQNLHATCNGLYFDQSFFSSIGQHSQNPLNKPSERMTFANSAQSKMLLAAALDDFGSRPENDKIVLSNQGKDMLVTEDQVDITLEFPKEESDSLSSFPSVIKLSIKGDEAPPSLNKHTRSHHLKHCSAAAENRFREVAKACEEDSSRWASSAFPTNDARSRPGSRVQSSGKQRSSISDVIKPSRSKTKRPSVDSSELHRHQTGPLFPPMPSLQEPTLDLPSSTVDNFGFDMESDFPFDLNGESSLEREDFGLVPHDYIAELISGLDDCTTFPEYTDIR, encoded by the exons ATGGCGTCTAAAGGTCCAAGGTCTAAGGTTGATCCTGAGTATAAAGCTAAACGGCAAAAG GCTGTTGAAGCTCCACGGGAGCCTAGACGACCCAAAACTCATTGGGACCATGTCTTAGAAGAGATGGTGTGGCTATCAAAG GACTTTGAGTCAGAGAGGAAATGGAAATTAGCTCAGGCGAAGAAAGTTTCTTTAAAAGCCAGCAAAGGCATGTTAGATCAGGCTACAAGAGGTGAAAAGAAGATGAAG GAAGAAGAGCAGCGGTTAAGAAAAGTTGCACTAAATATTTCCAAGGATGTTAAGAAATTTTGGACAAAAATAGAAAAGCTG GTTCTTTACAAGCATCAAATGGAACTCGacgagaagaagaaaaaggcaCTGGACAAACAGCTTGAGTTTCTTTTAGGTCAAACTGAGAG ATATTCAACTATGTTGGCCGAGAATCTTGTGGATGCTCATACACCAGCAGAGAAAATTTCTGCAGAGCATCACATGAGTATTCAATGCAAAGATATAGACGGAGATATTATCAATGAACCTAAGGAAGCCAATGTTG AGTATCAATCCGATGCACCTGATCACGATGAAGAATATGATGTACAATCTGATGATGTATCG GATGATGACGAGCAAACCCTCGAGGAGGATGAGGCTCTTATAACTAAAGAAGAAAGGCAAGAGGAATTGGCAGCTTTGCAAAATGAAATGGATCTTCCAATTGAGGAGTTACTCAAACGTTATGCTGGAGATAAAG GAGAATCGGCAAAGCATGAAAGTAGTCCAGAGTGTAGTGAAGATGGTGGAAATGTAGTTAGAACTGGTGATGCTGTTGATCAGGAAGAACTATTATCAG AAAATGGAGATCATATATCTATCAGAAAAATAGGTACAAACGACTCCAGCATGGTCCCTGGTCGACGTTGT GATGACAGTAACGGTGATGCAGCTACACCAACAAACAATCAATCTCAAAATGGCGACCATCAATCTGAAAATCTTAAAGAGGTTCCTACTGAGACGGCCAAAGAAAATGTTCCATTTGATTTTTCTGACGAAGAG GAAGACGGTGACTTTTTGTCTGGCACAGAGGATAAG GATGATGAAACAACCTTATCTGAGGAAGAAAAACTGGACAGAGTTGATGCAATTGATCCAAAGGATGAG ATTGCATTACTACAAAAAGAGAGTGACATGCCGGTTGAGGAACTGCTTGCAAGGTATAAAAAG GACCTGAGTGATGATGAGGATCAGGAAGATGAGTCAGATTATGCTTCTGCTTCATCAGAAGACCATCAGAACTCATCAGTCCATGATGATGCTGAGCAGAAGGATCCGGCTGTTTCTGTGGATGAAGATATGAAGTCCGGTGAGCAACTGGCTACCATACAGACGCAGGCAGAAGAACAGGGGGAAGCACCATGTGAAAATTCAGAGGAAAGAGAAAGTGAGGATATAATTGCTGATGCAGCTGCTGCTGCAAGATCAGCACAACCAACTGGAAACACCTTCTCCACAACTAAAGTGCGTACAAAATCCCCCTTTCTACTCAAGTACACTCTTCGTGAATATCAACATATTGGATTGGATTGGCTCGTCACAATGTATGAAAAAAAGCTGAATGGAATTTTGGCGGATGAAATGGGGCTTGGAAAAACTATTATGACTATAGCTTTGCTTGCACATCTTGCCTGTGAAAAGGGAATTTGGGGTCCACATCTAATTGTGGTCCCAACTAGTGTGATGCTTAACTGGGAGACTGAATTTCTGAAATGGTGTCCTGCGTTTAAAATTTTGACATATTTTGGAAGCGCAAAGGAGCGAAAACATAAAAGACAAGGATGGTTAAAACCAAACTCATTTCATGTATGCATAACAACTTATAGATTGGTTATTCAGGATTCCAAAGTTTTCAAGCGCAAAAAGTGGAAATACTTGATCTTAGATGAGGCACACCTCATTAAAAACTGGAAATCACAAAGGTGGCAGACACTGCTGAATTTCAATTCTAAACGACGGATTCTGTTGACTGGTACACCGCTACAGAATGATCTCATGGAACTATGGTCTCTCATGCATTTCTTGATGCCCCATGTTTTCCAGTCACACCAAGAGTTTAAGGATTGGTTTAGTAATCCTATATCTGGGATGGTGGAGGGAGAGGAAAAAGTTAATAAAGAGGTTGTTGATCGCCTGCATAATGTCCTTCGTCCATTCTTACTCCGTCGATTAAAGAGAGATGTAGAAAAGCAACTTCCCATGAAAGTTGAGCATGTCATATACTGTAGGCTGTCAAAGAGGCAGAGAAATTTGTACGAGGATTTTATTGCTAGCTCAGAGACTCAAGCTACTCTTGCAAATGCCAATTTTTTTGGGATGATTGGTGTTATCATGCAACTTCGCAAGGTTTGTAATCATCCTGACCTATTTGAGGGTCGTCCAATCGTCAGTTCTTTTGATATGTGTCGGATTGATATTCAGTTAAGTTCTTCTATTTGCTCCATGCTCTTGCCTAGCTCCTTTTCGACAGTTGACTTAGAAGGGTTGGGTCTTTTATTTACTCATCTTGATTATGGCATGACTTCTTGGGAGAGTGATGAAGTGCAAGCCATTGAGACCCCTGCTACTTTAATTATGGAACGCACTGATATGGCTGACCTGGAAGTAATTAAGCCTGGACTGAAATGTCAGAAAAAGCCTCATGGAACAAACATTTTCGAAGAGATTCAAAGGGCAATTTGGGAGGAGAGGATAAGAGAGGCAAAGGAACGTGCGGAAGCTATTGCATGGTGGAACTCCTTGAGGTGTAAAAAAAGACCCATCTACTCAACGACTCTAAGGGACTTTGTTACCATAAGGCATCCTGTATATGATATTCATCAAAAGAAGGCAAACCCTGTTTCATACTTGTTCCCATCAAAACTGGCAGACATTGTTCTCTCTCCAGTTGAACGATTTCAAAGGATGATTGACGTGGTTGAAAGTTTCATGTTTGCAATTCCTGCTGCCCGAGCATCCCCTCCTGTTTGCTGGTGCAGTAAAAGCGAGACAACTGTGTTTCTGAAGCCATCTTACAAGCAGCGATGCTCTGATATTCTGTCTCCACTATTGTCACCAATCAGGCCCGCAATTGTTCGTCGGCAAGTATATTTCCCAGATAGGCGACTTATACAATTCGACTGTGGAAAATTGCAGGAGCTAGCAATTTTGCTGAGGAAATTAAAATCAGAAGGTCACCGAGCTCTGATATTCACTCAGATGACTAAGATGCTTGACATATTAGAAGCGTTCATTAATTTGTATGGTTATACTTACATGCGGTTAGATGGATCAACCCAACCAGAGGAGAGGCAGACATTAATGCAGCGTTTTAACACAAACcccaaattttttcttttcatcttgTCAACTCGCAGTGGGGGTGTTGGTATCAATCTAGTTGGAGCTGACAcggttattttttatgatagtGACTGGAATCCTGCTATGGATCAACAGGCTCAAGATCGGTGCCACAGAATTGGCCAGACACGTGAAGTGCATATATATCGATTGATTAGTGAAAGCACCATTGAGGAGAATATTTTGAAGAAAGCAAAGCAAAAGCGAGCGCTTGATGATTTAGTTATACAAAGTGGGGGATATAATACTGAGTTCTTTAAGAAGCTTGATCCTATGGAACTGTTTTCAGGTCATCAAACACTTTCAATTAAAGACACGCAGAAGGAGAAAAACCAGAACAGTGGAGAAGTTTCTGTAACTAATGCAGATGTGGAAGCTGCATTAAAACATGTAGAAGATGAGGCAGATTATATGGCACTAAAGAAAGTTGAACTGGAAGAAGCTGTGGATAATCAGGAATTCACAGAAGAAGCCAGTGGGAGACTTGAAGAGGATGAGTATGTAAATGAGGATGATGACCCTCAAGAATTAGGTGACTCTGTTTCCACTTTGAGTAAAGAGAATACATTAATGCTAAATGGAGCTGATCTTATGGAAGATAAACCCCCCTCTATTGTTGCCAAAGAAGATGATGTTGACATGCTGGAAGATGTGAAACAGATGGCAGAAGCTGCAGCTGCAGCAGGACAGGCTTTATCAGCCTTTGAAAATGAGCTACGCCCTATTGATCGATATGCCATTCGTTTTCTAGAGATGTGGGATCCAATTATAGATAAAGCAGCCTTGGAATCTGAAGTCAGGATTGAGGACACTGAATGGGAATTGGATCGCATCGAAAGGTATAAGGAGGAGATGGAGGCCGAAATTGACGAAGATGAAGAGCCTCTTGTATATGAAA GCTGGGATGCAGATTTTGCAACAACGGCTTATCGACAGCAAGTAGAAGCCTTGGCTCAACATCAG TTAATGGAGGAACTTGAATATGAAGCTAAACTGAAAGAGGAagctgaagaagaaaaaaa GACTCCGGCACCAAGTGTTTCAAAGCCCAAGCCTAAAAAGAAACCCAAGAAAGCAAAGTTCAAATCTCTGAAGAAAGGATCTTTAACCACTGGCTTAAGAACTGTGAAAGACGAGCTACGAGCAGTGCCAATGGCCATAGATGATGATGTTGCCACTAGCCTTGATTTTGTGTCTCCAAGTTCGAGTACACATAAAAAGCGTAAGAAGTCTAAATTAACAACTGATGgtgaagaagaaaagagattTAAGAAGTCCAAAAAGTACAAGAGGGATCCTCATGACATTTATGATTCAGATTTAGACTCCAACTCATTAGATATGCAGCAGGATGATCATGCAGAATCAGATCCATGTAAAAGTCTGGTTGTGTTGGAACCGAAAACAGTTGGCAGGAGTAAGATGGGAGGAAAAATATCCATCACTCCAATGCCTGTGAAACGGGTCTTTATGATAAAATCAGAAAAATTGAAGAAGGGAAATATTTGGTACAAAGATTGTATTCCATCAGCTGATTTTTGGCTGCCTCAGGAGGATGCAGTATTGTGTGCAGTTGTTCATGAATATGGTCCTAACTGGAGCTTTGTTAGTGAAATACTTCATAACATGACTGCTGGTGGGGCATATAGGGGGATATATCGTCATCCTGTCCATTGCTGTGAGAGGTTCAGAGAATTATTCCAAAAATACGTCTTGTTCTCTATGGATAATGCAAATCATGAGAAAATCAACAATACATGCTCTGGAAAGGCTCTTAAAGTAACAGAG GATAACATTCGAATGTTGTTAGATGTTGCTTCTGAGCAGGCAAATAGAGAGTTATTACTGCAGAAACACTTTTTTGCATTGCTTTCTACTGTCTGGAAAGCGGCACATGTTGACCGTAGACAAAATCTACACGCCACTTGCAACGGTCTCTATTTCGACCAGAGTTTCTTCTCTTCAATTGGCCAGCATTCACAAAATCCCCTGAACAAACCCTCTGAAAGGATGACATTTGCTAATTCGGCCCAGAGCAAAATGTTATTGGCAGCTGCACTGGATGACTTTGGAAGTAGGCCAGAGAATGACAAAATAGTCCTCTCTAACCAGGGTAAAGATATGCTGGTGACTGAAGATCAGGTGGATATAACTCTGGAGTTCCCGAAAGAGGAAAGTGATTCATTATCCTCATTTCCATCTGTTATAAAGTTATCAATAAAAGGGGATGAAGCACCACCTTCTTTAAATAAGCACACAAGAAGTCATCATCTTAAACATTGTTCCGCTGCTGCTGAGAATCGTTTCAG GGAGGTAGCAAAAGCTTGTGAAGAAGACAGTTCTCGATGGGCTTCATCAGCATTCCCAACAAATGATGCAAGGTCTCGACCTGGATCCAGGGTACAATCTTCTGGAAAGCAAAGGTCTTCCATCTCGGACGTTATTAAGCCATCTAGATCAAAGACCAAAAGACCTTCAGTGGATTCTAGTGAATTGCACCGCCATCAGACTGGTCCGTTATTCCCGCCAATGCCGTCGCTTCAGGAACCGACTTTGGATCTCCCTTCATCTACTGTGGACAATTTTGGATTTGACATGGAGAGCGATTTTCCCTTTGATTTGAATGGGGAAAGTTCACTGGAAAGGGAGGATTTTGGATTGGTCCCACATGATTATATAGCTGAGTTAATCTCAGGGCTTGATGATTGTACTACATTCCCTGAATATACTGATATTAGATAA